One genomic window of Desmospora activa DSM 45169 includes the following:
- a CDS encoding pyridoxal phosphate-dependent decarboxylase family protein produces MIETQTTTLLDTRFLNETTASRNAYSQAMQTAHEVIQHHFAGLDKPFSGISPEELTALFRSLEICPEEGVELETVLRQTGERILRHSVAVHHPTCAAHLHCPPLTPALAAETMISAMNQSMDSWDQSPAATILEEKMVRWLCRQFGLESQSDGVFTSGGTQSNLMGLLLARNHFAQTRFDWNIQRKGLPPHAKDWRILCSQAAHFTVKQSAALLGLGEEAVICVETDEQHRLSITDLDRKLAQLRQQKKLPFAIVATVGTTDFGSIDPLPPLVERTHKDQMWLHVDAAFGGALAFSERHRHLVTAIERADSITVDFHKWFYQPISCGAFLLRDEAHFDEIKRNADYLNPAEDEQHGIPHLVTKSIQTTRRFDALKLFVSLQTLGRRGFSHMIDRTMEIAAKAAGMIRDDDKLLAINPHPMLNAVVFRYLPEPDPGECQQSRQNWINRDIRQLLLARGEAVIAQTKVKGDICLKLTLLNPRITLTDIHHILNAVKQIGAQLEK; encoded by the coding sequence GATTGAAACGCAAACAACAACGCTGCTGGATACCAGGTTTTTAAATGAAACGACAGCCTCTCGCAATGCCTACAGCCAGGCGATGCAAACTGCACATGAGGTGATCCAGCATCATTTTGCCGGCTTGGACAAGCCTTTTAGCGGGATTTCACCGGAGGAGTTGACCGCTCTTTTCCGCTCTTTAGAAATCTGCCCGGAAGAGGGTGTAGAGTTGGAGACGGTGTTACGGCAGACAGGAGAGAGGATTCTTCGTCATTCTGTCGCTGTACATCATCCCACTTGTGCAGCTCACCTCCATTGCCCACCTCTCACTCCTGCACTGGCAGCGGAAACGATGATCAGCGCCATGAATCAATCAATGGACTCCTGGGACCAAAGTCCTGCGGCCACGATATTGGAAGAAAAAATGGTGCGCTGGTTATGCCGACAATTTGGGCTTGAGAGCCAGAGTGACGGTGTATTTACCAGCGGCGGAACACAATCCAATTTGATGGGATTGCTGTTGGCGCGAAACCATTTCGCTCAAACCCGCTTCGATTGGAATATCCAACGCAAAGGGTTACCCCCACATGCAAAAGATTGGCGTATTCTCTGTTCCCAGGCGGCTCATTTTACCGTCAAACAATCGGCGGCGCTATTGGGACTAGGGGAAGAGGCGGTTATCTGCGTGGAAACCGATGAACAGCATCGCCTCTCTATCACCGATTTGGATCGGAAACTGGCACAGCTGCGACAGCAAAAAAAGTTGCCTTTTGCCATTGTCGCCACCGTTGGTACCACCGACTTCGGTAGCATTGATCCGCTGCCGCCATTGGTCGAACGCACCCACAAGGATCAGATGTGGCTGCATGTAGACGCCGCCTTTGGCGGGGCATTAGCCTTTAGCGAACGCCATCGCCATCTCGTAACCGCCATTGAGCGGGCGGATTCCATCACCGTCGATTTTCATAAATGGTTCTACCAGCCGATCAGTTGTGGCGCTTTTCTTCTCCGTGATGAGGCCCACTTTGACGAAATTAAACGAAACGCCGATTATCTCAATCCGGCAGAAGATGAACAACACGGTATCCCCCATTTGGTAACCAAATCGATTCAAACCACCCGCCGTTTTGACGCGCTTAAATTGTTTGTCTCCCTACAGACCTTGGGGCGGAGGGGATTCTCCCATATGATTGACCGCACAATGGAAATCGCGGCAAAAGCGGCCGGGATGATCCGCGACGATGATAAACTACTGGCCATCAATCCCCATCCCATGCTAAACGCCGTCGTCTTTCGGTATCTCCCCGAGCCTGATCCAGGCGAGTGCCAACAATCCCGGCAAAACTGGATCAATCGGGATATTCGGCAACTGCTGTTGGCTCGTGGTGAAGCGGTTATCGCCCAAACCAAGGTGAAAGGCGATATTTGTCTAAAACTCACCCTGTTAAACCCGCGCATCACCTTGACCGATATCCACCACATCCTAAATGCTGTCAAACAAATCGGCGCCCAACTGGAAAAATGA